The following coding sequences are from one Deltaproteobacteria bacterium window:
- a CDS encoding peptidase M23 gives MRDFANKSFPKRRSGGAPGSVFVLLAAAVVLSALLLLFEGPPVGALKDRGEGGRSRPGDGAARLSAVPAGTGEPAADGAAGRGGRTAGDPPGAAASQDLAAAGFVAVPQGPHGGPGVPDLKVATFIIKRNDSIYSILSGLGVEAAEIAKITRSARRIYDLRRIKAGDELRVVKRGERVERLEYRYDELEGLYVERAGQGRFEAGSYEVPHEIGHKVVSGVVETSLYEAGVEAGAAPKAVVAMTDIFAWDVDFATDMRRGDTFRILYETVAVEGEIIRMGRVLAAELVNAGRRYTAVYYEDGKGRGGYYDTEGRSLSRTLLKSPLRYSRISSYFSRKRFHPILKKYRPHHGIDYAAPAGTPVEAAGDGKVVFAGWRKGYGYFVKIRHNGIYTTGYGHFSRIARGVKRGARVRQGQVIGYVGSTGISTGPHLHYEVVYRGRLVNPLSIRSTPKRSVSKDERARFEARRDELLARLHGAPTVVASVKGGGGEGVN, from the coding sequence TTGCGGGATTTCGCCAACAAGAGCTTTCCTAAGAGGCGGTCGGGAGGCGCGCCGGGCTCCGTATTCGTCCTTCTTGCGGCGGCCGTCGTCTTGTCGGCCCTTTTGCTTCTCTTCGAGGGTCCGCCGGTGGGGGCCTTGAAGGACCGCGGCGAGGGGGGGCGTTCGCGCCCCGGCGACGGGGCGGCGCGGCTCTCCGCCGTTCCCGCCGGAACCGGAGAACCGGCGGCGGACGGGGCTGCCGGGCGGGGCGGCCGGACCGCCGGTGATCCGCCGGGGGCCGCCGCTTCTCAGGACCTCGCGGCAGCCGGGTTCGTCGCCGTGCCCCAGGGACCCCACGGCGGCCCAGGCGTGCCGGACCTGAAGGTAGCCACCTTCATTATAAAGAGGAACGACAGCATATACTCCATCCTCTCGGGCCTTGGTGTTGAGGCCGCCGAGATCGCGAAGATTACGCGCAGCGCCCGCCGCATCTACGACCTGCGCAGGATAAAGGCGGGCGATGAGTTGCGCGTGGTCAAGCGCGGCGAGCGGGTCGAGAGGCTCGAGTACCGTTACGACGAGCTCGAGGGCCTCTATGTGGAGCGCGCCGGCCAGGGACGCTTCGAGGCCGGCTCCTACGAGGTCCCCCACGAGATAGGCCACAAGGTCGTGAGCGGTGTGGTGGAGACCTCGCTCTACGAGGCGGGTGTGGAGGCCGGCGCCGCCCCCAAGGCCGTAGTGGCCATGACCGACATCTTCGCCTGGGACGTGGACTTCGCTACCGACATGCGCAGGGGCGACACCTTCAGGATCCTCTACGAGACGGTGGCCGTGGAGGGAGAGATAATACGCATGGGCAGGGTCCTGGCCGCTGAGCTCGTGAACGCCGGCCGCCGTTACACGGCCGTCTACTACGAGGACGGGAAGGGCCGGGGCGGATACTACGACACCGAGGGCAGGAGCCTGAGCCGCACGCTTCTGAAGTCGCCGCTTCGCTACAGCCGTATATCGAGCTACTTCTCGAGGAAGAGGTTCCATCCCATACTCAAGAAGTACAGGCCCCACCACGGCATAGACTACGCCGCGCCGGCGGGCACGCCCGTGGAGGCCGCCGGCGACGGCAAGGTCGTCTTCGCCGGATGGCGCAAGGGCTACGGCTACTTCGTCAAGATACGGCACAACGGCATCTACACGACGGGTTACGGTCACTTCTCCCGCATCGCCAGGGGTGTAAAGCGAGGGGCGAGGGTGCGCCAGGGGCAGGTCATAGGCTATGTGGGGAGCACCGGCATCTCCACGGGCCCCCACCTCCACTACGAGGTCGTCTACCGGGGCAGGCTCGTAAATCCCCTCTCCATCAGGTCCACGCCCAAGAGGTCTGTGAGCAAGGACGAGCGGGCGAGGTTCGAGGCCAGGCGCGACGAGCTGCTCGCAAGGCTCCACGGCGCGCCGACGGTCGTGGCGTCGGTTAAGGGAGGCGGCGGGGAGGGCGTCAATTGA
- a CDS encoding rhodanese-like domain-containing protein, with protein sequence MKRGFKALSSVIAAVALAAGAVFAAGYESISGAQLEAMMKDGEKLVIIDVREPELYAQGHIPGAVNIPYETARKRILKELDRDERNVFVCHGGPMGDELAGILVENGFRHVYNLRGGMRWWRGPVTK encoded by the coding sequence TCTCCTCGGTGATCGCCGCCGTCGCCCTTGCGGCCGGCGCCGTCTTTGCGGCCGGTTACGAGAGCATAAGCGGCGCGCAGCTCGAGGCGATGATGAAGGACGGCGAAAAGCTCGTCATAATCGACGTGCGCGAGCCCGAACTCTATGCCCAGGGTCACATACCGGGGGCCGTCAACATACCCTACGAGACGGCCCGCAAGAGGATACTCAAGGAACTCGACCGGGACGAGCGCAACGTCTTCGTCTGCCACGGCGGCCCCATGGGCGACGAGCTCGCCGGCATACTCGTGGAGAACGGCTTCCGCCATGTCTACAACCTGCGCGGAGGCATGAGGTGGTGGCGAGGTCCGGTCACGAAGTGA